One region of Acidimicrobiales bacterium genomic DNA includes:
- the rpsF gene encoding 30S ribosomal protein S6 produces MRHYEVMVILDAGLEEDAIREVVDRATQAITSNGGTVDKVDRWGKRRFAYEVHHRSEGYYVLVEAKAEPAAVDSVDRMLGLADEVIRHKVIRLPEKAAGKVSTTPATTAGPDGAPAEANANGAN; encoded by the coding sequence ATGCGGCACTACGAAGTCATGGTCATCCTCGACGCCGGCCTGGAAGAGGACGCCATCCGGGAAGTCGTCGACCGAGCCACCCAGGCCATCACCAGCAACGGTGGCACGGTGGACAAGGTGGACCGCTGGGGTAAGCGGCGCTTCGCGTACGAAGTGCACCACCGCAGCGAGGGCTACTACGTGCTGGTCGAGGCCAAGGCCGAGCCAGCGGCAGTCGACAGTGTGGACCGGATGCTCGGACTCGCAGACGAAGTGATCCGCCACAAGGTGATCCGTCTGCCGGAGAAGGCAGCGGGCAAGGTCTCAACGACCCCCGCCACCACGGCCGGCCCCGACGGCGCACCGGCGGAAGCCAACGCGAACGGAGCGAACTAG
- a CDS encoding class I SAM-dependent methyltransferase: MSEIAAAWDRGAASYQAAAALPTDVAHYGPGLPTEADLRLLGDLKGKRVLELGCGGAQTSIAFAKHGATAIGVDFSAAQLEYARALCEAEEVRVELRHGDMADLAFLRADTIDLVFSAFAFGYVEDLNRVFRQVHRVLKVGSPLVFSLPHPAARLVAGAGSGVVGPGPRSYFDTRPYESTFGGVRSPAYHHTFADLYMGLHRSSYRVDLVLEPEPVVAGAGGVALVPPALIIRARKEGN, from the coding sequence GTGAGTGAGATCGCAGCCGCATGGGACCGCGGCGCCGCCTCCTACCAGGCGGCCGCCGCGCTTCCGACAGACGTCGCCCACTACGGGCCCGGGTTGCCCACCGAGGCCGACCTGCGCCTGCTCGGCGACCTCAAGGGCAAGCGCGTCCTCGAACTCGGGTGCGGCGGCGCGCAAACGTCGATCGCGTTCGCGAAGCACGGAGCCACCGCGATCGGCGTCGACTTCTCCGCCGCGCAGCTCGAATACGCCAGGGCTTTGTGCGAGGCGGAGGAGGTGCGCGTCGAGCTCCGCCATGGCGACATGGCCGACCTCGCCTTCCTGCGTGCCGACACGATCGACCTCGTGTTCTCGGCGTTCGCCTTCGGGTACGTCGAGGATCTCAACCGGGTGTTCCGTCAGGTGCACCGGGTGTTGAAGGTCGGCTCGCCGCTGGTGTTCTCGTTGCCGCACCCTGCGGCGCGCTTGGTCGCCGGCGCCGGCTCCGGCGTGGTCGGACCGGGACCGCGCTCGTACTTCGACACCCGCCCCTACGAGTCCACGTTCGGCGGTGTGCGCTCGCCGGCGTACCACCACACCTTCGCCGATCTCTACATGGGCCTCCACCGCTCCAGCTACCGGGTCGACCTGGTGCTCGAACCCGAGCCGGTCGTCGCCGGCGCCGGTGGGGTGGCGCTGGTGCCGCCGGCGCTGATCATCCGCGCCCGCAAGGAGGGCAACTAG
- a CDS encoding DUF192 domain-containing protein — translation MPADQQLLGDPPEGLVRVLRRAAWALVALGVVAFLIVGAKRPANPYLLAPDGRLSAQGLPGFATARLAVTPGYGLHAPSGACVLVASTSAQQSVGLMGQTSLHGFAGMAFRFSHPAETNFYMKDTLIPLTVAWFGADGGYLVSVDMKPCPTTQSICPTYGPGVPYQLALEVPQGKLGSLGIGPGSVLHLGGSCSA, via the coding sequence GTGCCTGCCGACCAGCAACTGCTCGGTGACCCGCCCGAAGGTTTGGTCCGCGTGCTGCGGCGCGCGGCATGGGCGCTCGTCGCCCTCGGCGTCGTTGCATTCCTGATCGTCGGTGCCAAGCGGCCGGCGAACCCCTACCTGCTCGCTCCCGACGGCCGCCTTAGCGCGCAGGGGTTGCCGGGCTTCGCGACCGCACGGCTGGCCGTGACCCCCGGCTACGGGCTCCACGCGCCCTCCGGCGCATGCGTTCTGGTGGCGTCGACGAGCGCGCAGCAGTCCGTCGGTCTGATGGGCCAGACGTCCCTGCACGGCTTCGCCGGCATGGCTTTCCGCTTCTCCCACCCGGCCGAGACCAACTTCTACATGAAGGACACGCTGATCCCGCTCACCGTCGCCTGGTTCGGGGCAGACGGGGGTTACCTGGTGTCGGTGGACATGAAGCCCTGCCCCACGACCCAATCGATATGCCCGACCTACGGGCCGGGGGTCCCGTACCAGCTGGCGCTGGAAGTCCCGCAGGGCAAGCTGGGCTCACTCGGCATCGGGCCGGGGTCGGTTCTGCACCTCGGGGGTTCGTGCTCGGCCTGA
- the ssb gene encoding single-stranded DNA-binding protein encodes MSIVGNLTRDPELRFTPSGQATATFGVAVNRRWQNRQNQEWEEATSFFDVVCWGQLAENAAQSLSKGARVLVNGRLDQRSWETAEREKRSKIEITADEVAPSLRWATVSITKNERRAPDGGGQSYGGGGRQVSNEAPTEYHYEEEPF; translated from the coding sequence GTGAGCATCGTCGGGAACCTGACCCGCGACCCGGAGCTGCGTTTCACGCCGTCCGGTCAGGCCACCGCCACCTTCGGCGTCGCCGTCAACCGCCGGTGGCAGAACCGGCAGAACCAGGAGTGGGAGGAGGCGACGTCCTTCTTCGACGTCGTCTGCTGGGGACAGCTCGCGGAGAACGCTGCCCAGTCGTTGTCCAAGGGCGCCCGGGTGCTCGTAAACGGACGCCTCGACCAGCGCAGCTGGGAGACGGCCGAGCGGGAGAAGCGTTCGAAGATCGAGATCACGGCTGACGAGGTGGCGCCGAGCTTGCGCTGGGCGACGGTGAGCATCACCAAGAACGAGCGCCGCGCGCCGGACGGGGGAGGCCAGAGCTACGGCGGCGGTGGACGCCAGGTGTCCAACGAAGCGCCGACCGAGTACCACTACGAAGAGGAGCCCTTCTAA
- a CDS encoding PadR family transcriptional regulator: protein MLELAILGLLKEQELHGYELKKRLSETLGFASGVSFGSLYPALARLEAAGAVKAVDALASPAAPIPLTGSLGGELAVFRARKAGSRGSRGKKVYGITERGEALFEELLATETQSSDDERVFNLRLAFARYLPPDARLGMLERRRAHLLERLVQVRARVKALREGDRYSRSLVEHDRDSAERDLTWIEQLIANERAASFSRGEAVGAAPVPSFSKNQEDNNQ, encoded by the coding sequence GTGCTGGAACTAGCGATCCTCGGGCTGCTGAAGGAGCAGGAGCTCCACGGCTACGAGCTGAAGAAGCGCCTGTCGGAGACGCTCGGGTTCGCCAGCGGGGTGTCGTTTGGGTCGCTGTATCCGGCACTCGCCCGACTCGAAGCAGCGGGGGCCGTCAAGGCGGTGGACGCGCTGGCGTCGCCGGCGGCGCCGATCCCCCTCACGGGATCGCTCGGCGGGGAGCTGGCGGTGTTCCGGGCGCGCAAGGCCGGGTCGCGCGGCAGCCGGGGCAAGAAGGTCTACGGCATCACCGAGCGCGGCGAGGCGCTGTTCGAGGAACTGCTCGCCACCGAGACCCAATCGAGCGACGACGAGCGCGTGTTCAACCTTCGGCTCGCCTTCGCCCGCTACCTGCCGCCCGACGCGCGCTTGGGGATGCTCGAGCGCCGGCGGGCCCATCTACTCGAGCGCCTCGTCCAAGTGCGCGCTCGCGTCAAGGCCCTCCGTGAGGGCGACCGCTACTCGCGCAGCCTCGTCGAGCACGACCGCGACTCGGCCGAGCGCGATTTGACCTGGATCGAACAACTGATCGCCAACGAGAGGGCCGCCTCGTTCTCTCGTGGAGAGGCGGTCGGTGCCGCGCCGGTCCCGTCTTTTTCCAAGAACCAGGAGGACAACAACCAATGA
- the panB gene encoding 3-methyl-2-oxobutanoate hydroxymethyltransferase, giving the protein MAPTHTAPSVRARKGSGDPLVMVTAYDAPSARVADAAGVDLILVGDSVAMVVLGYEDTLQVTVDDMAHHVAAVSRARPAPMVVADMPWMSYHTTVGEAVVNAASLVRAGAQAVKLEGGAKRAPVISAIIDAEIPVMGHLGLTPQSFHAMGGFRVQGKDLDAARMLVQDARALEDAGCFAVVLEGIPDVVAQLITDSLSIPTIGIGAGIHCDGQVLVFHDVLGLDDRPAPKFVRRYASLKSDAVAGLREWAEDVRSGRFPSDAETYHLGGGLAGEVAAELAPVISLY; this is encoded by the coding sequence ATGGCCCCTACGCACACCGCGCCTTCTGTTCGCGCGCGGAAGGGAAGCGGTGACCCGCTCGTGATGGTGACCGCCTACGACGCCCCCTCGGCGCGGGTGGCCGACGCCGCGGGTGTCGATCTGATCCTCGTCGGTGACTCGGTCGCCATGGTGGTGCTCGGCTACGAGGACACCCTGCAGGTGACGGTTGATGACATGGCGCACCACGTCGCCGCCGTGTCCCGCGCGCGGCCGGCGCCCATGGTCGTGGCGGACATGCCGTGGATGAGCTACCACACAACTGTCGGCGAAGCGGTCGTCAACGCTGCGTCCCTGGTGCGCGCCGGCGCCCAGGCGGTGAAGCTCGAAGGCGGCGCCAAGAGGGCGCCCGTGATCTCGGCGATCATCGACGCGGAGATCCCGGTGATGGGCCATCTCGGGCTGACGCCGCAGTCGTTCCACGCGATGGGCGGCTTCAGGGTGCAGGGGAAGGACCTCGACGCTGCCCGCATGCTGGTACAAGATGCGCGCGCTCTCGAGGACGCCGGGTGCTTCGCCGTGGTGCTGGAGGGGATCCCGGACGTCGTCGCCCAGTTGATCACCGACTCGCTCTCGATCCCCACGATCGGCATCGGCGCCGGCATCCACTGCGACGGTCAGGTCCTGGTGTTCCACGACGTTCTCGGCCTGGACGACCGGCCGGCGCCGAAGTTCGTCCGCCGCTACGCGTCCTTGAAGTCCGATGCCGTCGCCGGCTTGCGCGAGTGGGCCGAGGACGTGCGCAGCGGCCGGTTCCCGTCGGATGCGGAGACCTACCATCTTGGCGGCGGCCTCGCCGGCGAGGTCGCGGCGGAGCTGGCGCCGGTCATCTCGCTTTACTGA
- the dnaB gene encoding replicative DNA helicase, protein MVQAIDEARRRSRQSPRVPPHNLDAEQSLLGAMLLSRDAIAAAVEFCGNDDFYKPAHAHIFDAVTTLYSRGEPADPVTVADELGRAGLLEAAGGLAALVSLQADTPATTNASRYAQIVEEHALLRRLIAVAGEIAEMGYSVPEDVTAAVDQAEAMVFDIAERRVTDTLKPLQSLLMASLDRLESLYTRGESITGVPTGYVDLDERLYGLQPSSLVIVGARPAMGKALALDTLIPTPGGWTTMGAVQVGDQVFDESGVPCSVSYISPIYEQRSCYSVEFDDGSSLVADAEHQWFAYDLPAWKSARERHRLSGRPGPLRPSLARDQSSRWKLPRVVTTQQMLDEGVRTDDGCPRWYLPLSAPLELAEQDLPVDPYVLGCWLGGGRTAGTGMTIGNEDVAHFEAQFAVAGYPLVHRGGIEYATTPVPGQGAWQGYRGEKRVLARELQELNLLGGSIKHIPEVYLRSSFKQRLSLLQGVLDTDGYASSQGGAELCLANRHLCEQMRELVCSLGHKPGQIKEKRIPLADGRTAVAWRFTWTPLDPVFRMERKAERLRRFGSHPRFGKASRRTVTAIRPVDSVPVKCITVDSPSHLYLAGKSMIPTHNTAFALGMAAHAAVEARIPTLIFSLEMGHEEITQRLLVSEARVDSGRIRNGRLTDSDWPKISQAVARLSDAPLFIDDNPNLTVMEIRAKARRLKAREGRLGLIIVDYLQLMSGRTSAENRQIEVSSISRGLKVLARELEVPVVALSQLSRNLEMRADKRPILADLRESGSLEQDADVVMFLYRDEMYNPDSADRGTAEVIVAKHRNGPTGKCQLAFLDHHTRFANMARM, encoded by the coding sequence ATGGTTCAGGCGATCGACGAAGCTCGCCGGCGGTCGAGGCAATCGCCGAGAGTTCCACCACACAACCTCGACGCGGAGCAGTCGCTGCTAGGAGCGATGCTCCTTTCCCGCGATGCGATCGCCGCCGCGGTGGAGTTCTGCGGCAACGACGACTTCTACAAGCCGGCGCACGCCCACATCTTCGATGCAGTCACGACGCTTTACAGCCGTGGAGAGCCCGCGGACCCCGTGACCGTCGCCGACGAGCTCGGGCGCGCTGGGCTGCTGGAGGCGGCGGGCGGTCTCGCGGCGCTGGTGTCGTTGCAGGCGGACACCCCGGCGACGACGAACGCGAGCCGCTACGCGCAGATCGTCGAGGAGCACGCCCTGTTGCGGAGGCTGATAGCGGTCGCCGGCGAGATCGCTGAGATGGGCTACAGCGTTCCCGAGGACGTCACGGCCGCGGTCGACCAGGCCGAGGCGATGGTGTTCGACATTGCGGAGCGCCGGGTGACCGACACGCTCAAGCCGCTGCAGAGCCTGCTCATGGCGAGCCTGGACCGGCTCGAGAGCCTGTACACGCGAGGCGAGTCGATCACCGGTGTCCCGACGGGATACGTCGACTTGGACGAGAGGCTTTACGGGTTGCAGCCGTCGTCGTTGGTGATCGTAGGGGCCAGGCCCGCCATGGGTAAGGCGCTCGCATTGGACACGCTCATCCCGACTCCTGGCGGCTGGACGACGATGGGTGCGGTCCAGGTCGGGGATCAGGTGTTCGACGAGTCCGGTGTCCCGTGCTCCGTTTCTTACATCTCGCCCATCTATGAACAGCGTTCGTGTTACAGCGTCGAGTTCGATGACGGGTCGAGCCTGGTAGCCGACGCCGAGCATCAATGGTTTGCATACGACCTTCCGGCCTGGAAGTCAGCGAGGGAAAGGCACCGCCTTTCGGGCCGCCCCGGTCCCTTGCGCCCGAGCCTTGCGCGAGATCAGAGCTCGAGATGGAAGTTGCCCAGGGTCGTCACGACGCAACAGATGCTCGACGAGGGCGTCCGTACTGACGACGGCTGTCCGCGATGGTACCTACCGTTGAGCGCCCCGTTGGAACTGGCCGAGCAGGATCTGCCGGTCGATCCCTACGTGCTGGGGTGCTGGCTCGGAGGCGGCCGCACGGCTGGAACCGGGATGACCATCGGCAATGAGGACGTTGCTCATTTCGAAGCCCAGTTCGCCGTTGCCGGTTATCCCCTCGTCCATCGAGGAGGGATCGAATATGCGACGACCCCGGTACCGGGTCAGGGGGCCTGGCAGGGGTACCGAGGCGAGAAGCGGGTGCTGGCCAGGGAACTGCAGGAACTGAACCTCCTGGGTGGTTCGATCAAGCACATCCCCGAGGTTTATCTGCGGTCGTCGTTCAAGCAGCGCCTCTCCTTGCTGCAGGGCGTCCTGGACACCGATGGGTATGCCAGTTCTCAGGGTGGAGCCGAATTGTGTCTGGCGAATCGTCACCTGTGTGAGCAGATGCGGGAGCTGGTGTGCTCGCTCGGCCACAAGCCCGGGCAGATCAAGGAGAAGCGGATCCCTCTAGCGGACGGTCGGACTGCGGTCGCCTGGCGATTCACGTGGACTCCCCTCGATCCCGTGTTCCGCATGGAGCGCAAGGCCGAGCGATTGCGCCGCTTCGGGTCTCACCCTCGGTTCGGCAAGGCGAGCCGTCGCACGGTGACTGCGATTCGCCCCGTCGACTCGGTGCCCGTCAAATGCATAACGGTCGACTCGCCATCCCACCTGTATTTGGCCGGCAAATCAATGATCCCGACGCACAACACGGCATTCGCTTTGGGCATGGCAGCGCATGCCGCGGTCGAGGCGCGGATACCGACCTTGATCTTCTCGCTCGAGATGGGCCACGAGGAGATCACCCAGCGACTCCTGGTCTCCGAGGCACGGGTGGACTCGGGCCGGATCCGCAACGGCCGGCTCACCGACAGCGACTGGCCCAAGATCAGCCAGGCAGTCGCGAGGTTGAGCGACGCGCCGCTGTTCATCGACGACAACCCGAACCTCACCGTCATGGAGATCCGGGCCAAGGCGAGGCGCCTGAAAGCCCGTGAGGGCCGGCTGGGACTGATCATCGTCGACTACCTCCAGCTGATGTCGGGGCGAACCTCGGCCGAGAACCGGCAGATCGAGGTCTCGTCCATCAGCCGCGGTCTGAAGGTGCTCGCCCGAGAGCTCGAGGTGCCCGTGGTTGCCCTGTCGCAGCTCTCCCGGAACCTGGAGATGCGTGCCGACAAGCGGCCCATTCTTGCCGACCTGAGGGAAAGTGGGTCCCTGGAGCAAGACGCCGACGTCGTCATGTTCCTCTACAGGGATGAGATGTACAACCCCGACTCCGCGGACCGCGGCACAGCTGAGGTGATCGTCGCCAAGCACCGCAACGGTCCCACCGGCAAATGCCAGCTGGCCTTCTTGGACCACCACACCCGCTTCGCCAACATGGCCAGGATGTAA
- a CDS encoding inositol-3-phosphate synthase, with the protein MSNKIRVAIAGVGNCASSLVQGIEYYRDADPTDTVPGLMHVTLGGYHVRDVEFVAAFDVDAAKVGLDLGKAIFSGQNNTIRFAAVGDLGITVQRGPTFDGLGKYYRQTIEESPVEPVDVASVLRESKADVLVSYLPVGSEEAQKHYATACLEAKVAFVNAIPVFIASDPEWAAKFANAGVPIVGDDIKSQVGATIVHRILARLFEDRGLVLDRTYQLNVGGNMDFKNMLERERLESKKISKTQSVTSQLDNGIEADDVHIGPSDHVAWLDDRKWAYIRLEGRNFGDVPLNVELKLEVWDSPNSAGVIIDALRCAKIASDRGIGGALLGPSAYFMKSPPVQYHDDVAHRMVEEFAAGES; encoded by the coding sequence ATGAGCAACAAGATCCGGGTCGCCATCGCCGGTGTCGGCAACTGCGCAAGCTCGCTCGTGCAGGGCATCGAGTACTACCGGGACGCCGATCCCACCGACACGGTCCCCGGTCTCATGCACGTGACCCTGGGCGGCTACCACGTGCGCGACGTCGAGTTCGTGGCGGCGTTCGACGTCGACGCGGCGAAGGTCGGGCTCGATCTTGGCAAGGCCATCTTCTCCGGGCAGAACAACACCATCCGTTTCGCAGCGGTCGGCGACCTCGGCATCACCGTCCAGCGCGGCCCGACGTTCGACGGCCTCGGCAAGTACTACCGCCAGACGATCGAGGAGTCTCCTGTCGAGCCCGTGGACGTGGCGTCGGTACTTCGCGAGAGCAAGGCTGATGTGCTCGTCTCGTACCTGCCCGTCGGGTCGGAAGAGGCACAGAAGCACTACGCCACCGCCTGCCTCGAGGCGAAGGTGGCCTTCGTCAACGCGATCCCCGTGTTCATCGCGAGCGACCCCGAGTGGGCCGCGAAGTTCGCGAACGCGGGTGTGCCGATCGTCGGCGACGACATCAAGAGCCAGGTCGGCGCCACCATCGTTCATCGCATCCTCGCCCGCCTGTTCGAGGACAGGGGTCTGGTGCTCGACCGGACGTACCAGCTCAACGTCGGCGGCAACATGGACTTCAAGAACATGCTCGAGCGGGAGCGTCTCGAGTCCAAGAAGATCTCCAAGACCCAGTCGGTCACCAGCCAGCTGGACAACGGCATCGAGGCGGACGACGTCCACATCGGCCCTTCCGATCACGTCGCCTGGCTGGACGACCGCAAGTGGGCCTACATCCGCCTGGAGGGCCGCAACTTCGGCGACGTGCCGTTGAACGTCGAGCTGAAGCTCGAGGTCTGGGACTCGCCCAACTCGGCCGGCGTGATCATCGACGCGCTTCGCTGCGCCAAGATCGCCTCCGACCGCGGCATCGGCGGCGCGTTGCTCGGCCCCTCCGCGTACTTCATGAAGTCGCCCCCGGTGCAGTACCACGACGACGTCGCGCACCGGATGGTGGAGGAGTTCGCTGCCGGCGAGTCGTAG
- a CDS encoding DUF5318 family protein, translating to MSARPDMLRAAGAGSRLAGEVDYTLARNAVVKEYRKGRLSRLDVCDAHPELLRAAINVGEESNDDCPICEDAKLRFVSYVFGPRLPPSGTCVTSNKELSRLSRTARDLACYVVEVCPLCAWNHLARSFAVTSRR from the coding sequence ATGAGCGCTCGCCCGGACATGCTGCGGGCCGCCGGCGCGGGCTCGCGACTGGCCGGGGAGGTCGACTACACCCTGGCTCGCAACGCCGTCGTGAAGGAGTACCGCAAGGGCAGGCTCTCCCGCCTCGACGTCTGCGACGCGCACCCCGAGCTGCTCCGGGCGGCCATCAATGTCGGCGAGGAGAGCAACGACGACTGCCCCATCTGCGAGGACGCCAAGCTCCGGTTCGTGTCCTACGTCTTCGGGCCGAGGCTTCCCCCGTCGGGCACGTGCGTCACCTCCAACAAAGAGCTGTCGAGGCTCTCCCGGACAGCCCGGGACCTCGCCTGCTACGTCGTCGAGGTTTGCCCTCTTTGCGCGTGGAACCACCTCGCGCGCAGCTTCGCCGTCACTTCCCGCCGCTGA
- a CDS encoding transglycosylase domain-containing protein, translating to MSRRAHDEPSHGRIWRWRRWLFGVALLFFAIIATGLYMFSHLKLPAPKPLKQTTLIYDASGTHVIASFSQQNRINVTLKQVPPVVVNAVVSTEDRHFFTEGALNPISILRAGVADVTGGHLQGASTITQQYVKQAYLNSKRTVTRKIEEALLAIRLSRSESKKQILQNYLNTIYWGRGAYGVEAASMAYFGKPVHQLGLPEASLLAGLIREPEAADPAHSPTLARQNQDDTLNAMVRDHKITSQQAGAVKAMPFSSYVIRPTASTSAGTADPTGEAYFIAAVRQELYQKYGRALVDGGGLRVTTTLDPAMQAQAYDAVYGKGSPLSPAKGTPSGALVSVDDTGAVKALVGGQDYGTSTVNLALGAAGGGSGRQAGSTFKAFMLAEVLREGYSANSVFPAPPQYIVPHGNANGTPWKVTNFEGETPAPTLTLVDATVHSINTVYAQVVMKIGADKLDSMAEALGISPKEMAGAYPSQVLGTADVSPLEMASAYATFADGGVYHRPLLVTRVTTAGGKSLPLPVQPQSSVVLTPAQAAQMDYVLQQVVQRGTGVAAGHLPFPVAGKTGTTENSADAWFIGYTPKLTTAVWMGYASGDKPMGYVQGGTIPAGLWHDYMKSLLTSMPKYGGPFPAAPALTGKMLTPPSASSLLYPGETAPPVSSGPGSQTSTTSAPSVTNPPTPSTSPPPPTTSPPTTSPPTTSPPTTQPTTSTTAPSGG from the coding sequence GTGAGCCGCCGCGCTCACGACGAGCCCTCCCACGGCCGGATCTGGAGGTGGCGGAGGTGGCTGTTCGGCGTTGCGCTGCTCTTCTTCGCAATCATCGCCACCGGGCTCTACATGTTCTCGCACCTGAAGCTGCCGGCCCCCAAACCCCTCAAGCAGACGACCCTCATCTACGACGCGTCCGGCACTCACGTCATCGCGTCTTTTTCCCAACAGAACCGGATCAACGTGACCCTGAAGCAGGTCCCACCGGTCGTCGTCAACGCGGTGGTGTCGACCGAGGACCGGCACTTCTTCACGGAGGGCGCCCTCAACCCCATCAGCATCCTGCGGGCCGGGGTCGCCGACGTCACGGGAGGGCACCTCCAGGGCGCCTCGACCATCACGCAGCAGTACGTGAAGCAGGCCTACCTCAACTCGAAGCGGACGGTGACCCGCAAGATCGAGGAAGCACTGCTGGCTATCCGTCTGTCCAGGAGCGAGTCGAAGAAGCAGATCCTGCAGAACTACCTGAACACCATCTACTGGGGACGCGGCGCCTATGGCGTCGAGGCCGCGTCGATGGCCTACTTCGGCAAGCCCGTCCATCAACTGGGACTGCCCGAGGCTTCCTTGCTGGCGGGGCTGATCCGCGAACCCGAGGCGGCCGACCCCGCGCACAGCCCGACGCTGGCCAGGCAGAACCAGGACGACACGTTGAACGCGATGGTCCGCGATCACAAGATCACGAGCCAGCAGGCGGGTGCGGTGAAGGCGATGCCGTTCTCGTCGTACGTGATCCGGCCGACCGCCTCGACGAGTGCCGGAACTGCCGACCCGACCGGTGAGGCCTACTTCATCGCCGCCGTCCGACAAGAGCTGTACCAGAAGTACGGTCGCGCGCTGGTCGACGGGGGAGGTCTGCGGGTCACAACCACGCTCGACCCGGCGATGCAGGCCCAGGCGTACGACGCCGTCTACGGAAAGGGCAGCCCGCTCAGCCCCGCAAAGGGGACACCGTCCGGCGCGCTGGTGTCCGTCGACGACACGGGGGCCGTGAAGGCGCTCGTGGGAGGCCAGGACTACGGCACGTCGACGGTCAACCTGGCGTTGGGCGCCGCAGGGGGCGGCAGCGGCCGCCAGGCGGGTTCCACCTTCAAGGCCTTCATGCTCGCCGAGGTCCTGCGGGAGGGCTACTCCGCCAACTCGGTCTTCCCGGCGCCACCGCAGTACATCGTGCCTCACGGCAACGCCAACGGGACCCCCTGGAAGGTGACGAACTTCGAAGGCGAGACGCCGGCGCCGACCCTGACCCTCGTGGACGCCACCGTGCACTCGATCAACACCGTGTACGCGCAGGTGGTCATGAAGATCGGCGCCGACAAACTCGACTCGATGGCCGAGGCGCTCGGGATCAGTCCCAAGGAGATGGCCGGCGCGTACCCGTCCCAGGTCCTCGGGACCGCCGACGTGTCGCCACTCGAGATGGCGTCCGCGTACGCGACGTTCGCTGACGGGGGTGTGTACCACCGGCCTCTGTTGGTGACGAGGGTGACTACGGCTGGGGGGAAGTCGTTGCCGTTGCCGGTCCAGCCGCAGAGCAGCGTGGTGCTGACCCCCGCGCAGGCGGCGCAGATGGACTACGTGTTGCAGCAGGTGGTGCAGCGGGGTACGGGCGTCGCGGCAGGTCACCTCCCGTTCCCGGTAGCGGGGAAGACCGGGACGACGGAGAACTCGGCCGACGCCTGGTTCATCGGGTACACGCCGAAGCTCACCACCGCGGTCTGGATGGGCTACGCCAGCGGCGACAAGCCAATGGGGTACGTGCAGGGCGGCACCATCCCGGCCGGGTTGTGGCACGACTACATGAAGTCCCTCCTGACCTCCATGCCGAAGTACGGGGGGCCGTTCCCGGCAGCGCCGGCCCTTACCGGGAAGATGCTCACGCCGCCGTCGGCGTCGTCGTTGTTGTATCCGGGTGAGACCGCACCCCCCGTGTCGTCCGGGCCCGGGTCGCAGACCTCGACCACGTCCGCGCCGAGCGTGACCAACCCGCCCACACCGAGCACCTCTCCGCCTCCACCCACTACGTCGCCTCCGACGACATCACCGCCTACGACTTCACCGCCTACGACGCAACCCACGACCAGTACCACCGCGCCGTCCGGCGGATAG
- the rplI gene encoding 50S ribosomal protein L9 has translation MRVVLRTDLDHVGKRGDIVDVADGYARNYLLPKGHAIAATAGVTAQAAAMRKARDLKDARDRESAEVVARTLVPMVIRIPAKAGSGGRLFGSVTSADIAEAVSHQAKVNLDRRRLQLDEPIKSTGTHEVQVKLHSDVEFRITVEVVAG, from the coding sequence GTGCGCGTCGTACTCAGGACGGATCTCGACCATGTCGGCAAGCGCGGAGACATCGTCGACGTAGCCGACGGCTACGCCCGCAACTACCTGCTACCAAAGGGTCACGCCATCGCGGCGACGGCCGGTGTCACCGCCCAGGCGGCCGCCATGCGCAAAGCCCGCGACCTCAAAGATGCACGAGACCGTGAGTCTGCGGAGGTCGTGGCGCGCACCCTCGTGCCGATGGTCATCCGGATCCCCGCCAAGGCAGGATCCGGCGGCAGGCTCTTCGGCTCGGTCACCTCGGCCGACATCGCCGAGGCCGTTTCCCACCAGGCCAAGGTCAATCTCGACCGCCGGCGCCTGCAACTCGACGAGCCGATCAAGTCCACCGGCACGCACGAGGTTCAGGTGAAGCTGCACTCCGACGTCGAGTTCCGGATCACGGTCGAGGTAGTCGCAGGCTAA